The following proteins come from a genomic window of Montipora capricornis isolate CH-2021 chromosome 9, ASM3666992v2, whole genome shotgun sequence:
- the LOC138015803 gene encoding allatostatin-A receptor-like — translation MSESSNTGVAIVTVLYAMTMLMSLLGNSFLIYIVWKEPWTQSLTSFMFVNMAVADLLVTVLMMPVNVNEMNNEFNWAIHGTFGDITCRTIQYIAKVTIVASILSLTVMAIDRFYLVNFPLESRIAWFRKSKYISPLIWILSMGLMFIMPVIYYFDAEKSECVVTHLGDASVTFRGVFLYLFLITYFLPLVAISILYGITSYKIWFRRPPTEILTAVQQKRDTINKKNVVRMLVIIVVVFCLCWLPAQLLNIFYAVTVLSVPAPVPNIVLYLVIWLGNANSAINPWLYICLSSKMKRAFLQMLGITTRPRIKKRATKTTKLSQDPSIPLD, via the coding sequence ATGTCCGAATCAAGTAACACTGGAGTTGCCATAGTAACAGTATTATACGCTATGACGATGCTTATGTCTCTCCTGGGAAACTCTTTCCTCATCTACATCGTCTGGAAGGAACCCTGGACGCAATCACTGACGAGCTTCATGTTTGTGAATATGGCGGTTGCTGATCTACTGGTCACGGTGTTAATGATGCCTGTCAACgtcaatgaaatgaataatGAGTTCAACTGGGCGATACATGGCACATTTGGTGATATCACATGCAGGACAATTCAATATATTGCCAAAGTAACAATAGTGGCCTCAATTTTAAGCCTGACCGTCATGGCCATTGATCGGTTCTACCTGGTGAACTTCCCCTTGGAAAGTCGTATTGCCTGGTTTAGAAAATCCAAATACATCTCTCCCTTAATATGGATTCTCTCAATGGGCTTGATGTTCATCATGCCAGTCATCTATTATTTTGATGCTGAAAAATCTGAGTGCGTGGTGACGCATTTGGGAGATGCAAGTGTCACTTTTCGGGGCGTTTTCCTTTATCTTTTCCTGATTACTTATTTTCTTCCTCTGGTTGCAATATCAATCCTTTATGGCATAACTTCTTATAAAATATGGTTTAGAAGACCTCCTACTGAAATACTAACTGCAGTTCAACAAAAACGAGACAcaattaacaagaaaaatgtAGTTCGCATGCTTGTTATAAtcgttgttgtgttctgtcttTGTTGGCTCCCCGCGCAGTTGCTGAATATTTTCTATGCAGTAACCGTACTCAGTGTTCCAGCGCCTGTACCAAACATTGTTCTGTATCTCGTCATCTGGTTGGGCAACGCAAACAGCGCTATCAATCCGTGGTTGTATATTTGCTTAAGCTCCAAAATGAAAAGAGCGTTTTTGCAGATGTTAGGCATAACGACCCGTCCACGAATAAAGAAAAGAGCGACGAAAACCACAAAGTTAAGCCAGGATCCCAGTATTCCTTTGGACTGA